A DNA window from Dermacentor albipictus isolate Rhodes 1998 colony unplaced genomic scaffold, USDA_Dalb.pri_finalv2 scaffold_47, whole genome shotgun sequence contains the following coding sequences:
- the LOC139052962 gene encoding uncharacterized protein, giving the protein MSHLWLVTCVSSIAKQKLVDKGELLVKGLKCLVIDPECKNIKMKLLWLPPHLEQRRIVEALEPYGTVQSITREMWRCDGMEGWQMTNRDVAFTLKDGVSASNLPHLLSIYGHQCLILIPGRPPLCLRCNRVGHIRRHCRTPRCSNCHRYGHPADACIGTYADKLRGNRPAEDDAITDHLMDVSEVVDATGETLPDTHRPEQVKPSSADISPSQKPASEDETKAPDDEPTASWADSPPAQDRPPSVECGSMCEAAKKRPAPSDNPSPSAKEARVPKVSKLTQPLRGTPTPADVPCVNVHQKVPSASPHQERSGAPLEQRLDAAPT; this is encoded by the coding sequence ATGAGCCATTTGTGGTTAGTCACATGTGTTAGCAGCATCGCGAAGcagaaacttgtcgacaaaggcgagttgCTGGTGAAAGGCCTCAAGTGCCTGGTCATAGACCCGGAATGCAAAaatatcaagatgaagcttctttggcttcccccacacctcgaacagaggcggattgttgaagcgctagagccatatggcacagtgcagtccatcacgagagagatgtggcggtgtgacggcatggagggctggcaaatgacCAACCGTGACGTggcgttcacattgaaagatggggtttctgccagtaatctgccacatctattgagcatatatggccaccagtgccttatcttgattcctggccgaccaccactttgcctccggtgcaacagagttgggcatatccggcgacaCTGTAGAACACCgcgctgcagtaactgtcaccgctatggtcaccctgcagatgcatgcatcggaacctacgctgacaaacttcgtggAAATAGACCAGCCGAGGATGATGCCATCACCGATCATCTAATGGACGTGAGCGAAGTTGTGGACGCAACTGGCGAAACACTCCCTGACACTCATCGACCAGAACAGGTTAAGCCGTCATCGGCTGACATTAGCCCcagccagaagcctgcgagcgaggaTGAGACTAAGGCGCCTGACGACGAACCAACTGCGTCTTGGGCAGACTCTCCACCAGCTCAAGATCGCCCACCGTCAGTGGAATGtggatcgatgtgcgaggccgccaagaagcgtccagcgccatccGACAATCCATCGCCCTCGGCAAAGGAGGCTCGTGTTCCCAAGGTGTCAAAGTTGACACAACCACTCCGGGGAACACCTACACCTGCTGAtgtcccttgtgttaacgtgcaccaaaaagtCCCTAGTGCATCACCTCATCAAGAAAggagtggtgcacctctggagcagcgtttagacgctgcgcctacatag